GAATGTATATATGACCCATCATCAGGTGCAATGGAAAAATACTTGGAAAGTGGAATTAATAATATTGGTGAAAAAATGAACAAAGGAATCTTAAATAGAATGGAAAAAGAGTATATATTAAAAATATTAAAAGAGGTTAATGGCAATAGAAAAAAAGCAGCAGAGATACTGGGTATCAGCACGACAACTCTATGGAGAAGGTTAAAAGAACTAAATATTAATTATTGAAACGCATAAGGGATTAAATATTGAAATAATCCCTTAATCAATATTTTCAATATGAAATTATAAAATTTCAAAATGAAATAAAAATATTTATTAATTTTGTACATTACTTGAAAATCAAGGTTGATTTTGATGGCATTTTTTTTGCTATAAAGTAATTATGGGAATATTAAAAAACGAATATAATTAAAGATAAATATAACATATGACAATGTTTATTAAAGTAAATATTTATATTTTGTTTTAAAATGAATTAATAAATGATATTATCTAAATTTTAAAAAGGAGGTGCAATATAGTCAAAAATCAAAATAAATAAAATATATAAAATTTTTATATTTTTGGAGGTGTAAGAATGAAATATAAAATTTCCACAGGATCTATGGATAAAGCTGATAAGATATATTTCCAGAACATGACCGGGCGACAGGTGGAAGAAAGGTTAAAAGAAAATGATATTATCATTATACCCATAGGTAGCACCGAATATCATGGAAAAGGCCAGTGTTACGGAGAAGATACCTTTATAGTTACCAGGATCGCCGAAACGGTTGCAAAAGAAACCGGGTGCACAGTGTCCCAACCTGTGTGGTTTGGCTCACATCCCTGGAACCAAATGGGCATGCCGGGGACGATAGTAATCCCTGAAGTAACCTTTGTTAGTTATCTCAGAGCAATAATCGCCGGATACTGGAATGCGGGGTTCAGGAAGCAGATATTGATAAACGGACATGGCCAGGAGTATATAATTCCGAATGCAATTCAGGAATTCGGTAAAATGTATCAGGTTCCGGCGGTAATTTGTATGGTAAACTGGCCGACAGTCATTGCCCAGGAACTAAAGGACAAAGCTCATGGGGGGCCATGGGAAACTCCCTTCAGGCATGCCGATGAGGTTGAAGCCTCTTTTTCATTGGCGTTGTTCCCGGAAATGAATAACAAAGAGGATATGGAAGACAGCACTCCTGTAGGCTTTATGCCCGAAGGCCATGTGGATAAGGGCGGAGATATATATCAATATCCAATTCCGGGACATGCACAGATAGGTAT
This genomic stretch from Thermovenabulum gondwanense harbors:
- the iolN gene encoding 3-dehydro-scyllo-inosose hydrolase; this encodes MKYKISTGSMDKADKIYFQNMTGRQVEERLKENDIIIIPIGSTEYHGKGQCYGEDTFIVTRIAETVAKETGCTVSQPVWFGSHPWNQMGMPGTIVIPEVTFVSYLRAIIAGYWNAGFRKQILINGHGQEYIIPNAIQEFGKMYQVPAVICMVNWPTVIAQELKDKAHGGPWETPFRHADEVEASFSLALFPEMNNKEDMEDSTPVGFMPEGHVDKGGDIYQYPIPGHAQIGMGGLEVILYPQGVIGKPTLADAKKAEKGIEMIIDYLIKLHNDIREKFPPGKLPDINLVTERDRELIEAVIKGPFKGGKSIYSLGYPS